The sequence TCCTAGTGTATGTATACAGACTTGTGTACCTTGTTGCCAATACTCTATTTTTTCAGTGGAACattatctcttgcttgcttgcttgcttgcacaCACTCTGATACTACTTGTGTAGTTTGATTGATGTATGCTTTCTATGTCTGTATGGAACCTAAACAAATACGCCGTACAAGGAAATGGTCAAATGGAAGGCTTGTGTTGTTCCAGCTGTTCCTTGCAAATGATTAAGGACCTTGTTTGTTTTTTGGCTGCAACTGACATACATTCTTATGCCTGTTTACTCCAGGTCAGGCTCACGTTTCCCCTCCTGCCCGCTGACTCTTCGACGCACTGCTCGCAAACAGAAATGAAGCGTCAATGATATGAACCGCAACAACAGTTGACAGAGCGCCATGGATCCCAGAAGGGACGCAGCTGCTGGCTCTGCGCCCCAGAGAGCCATGCACGCGCCACTGGTTTCGTCGTCCACCGCTCCTCCCCGTGTTCCAGAGTACCTTGTGCCGGGCGCTGTCAAGCCCGTCCTCAACTACTCTATCCAGACCGGGGAGGAGTTTGCCCTCGAGTTCATGAGGGACCGCGCCATGTCCCAGAAGATCCTGGCCCCTGGTGCGTCCGGAGATCAGAATGCTGCGACAAGCGGTTATATGGACTTGAGAGGGATGCTTGGTGCCAGCCACACGGCATCAGAAACTGGACCTGATATATTCATGCTTCAACCCATTGTTGATTCGCGGCACAAGGAGCCCGAGAGAAAACCTGTTGCTGCTCAGGTTCAGAATAGGAGCAGGCACTCGTCGACCAGGTCGGTGCCGCGAGCTCTGTCAGGTGGTGATGGCAGTAGCCGGGGACTGTCTCATGGCTATGCTTCCTCTGATGCTTCCGATGCCTCAAAGAGAATCAAGTTCCTGTGCAGCTTTGGGGGCAAAATCTTGCCCCGGCCCAGTGACGGGAAGCTTAGGTATGTTGGTGGTGAGACGCGCATAATTCGAATCAGCAAGGACATTTCCTGGCAGGAGCTCAGACAAAAGACGTCTGCCATCTTCAATCAGCCCCATATCATCAAGTACCAGCTCCCTGGTGAAGATCTCGATTCTCTGATCTCGGTGTCAGGCGACGAGGATTTGACAAACATGATGGATGAGTTTGCCATGATTGAAAGTGAAGGAGGTTCTCAGAAGCTCCGTGTTTTCCTGTTTTCGTCGCTCGATTTTGACGATAACCTGGGTAGCATGGATGGCGATTCTGAGCTCCATTATGTTGTTGCTGTCAATGGAATAGATGTGGGATCAGGGAAGCCTTCAAGCGGCCATGGTTTAGCAAGCACATCCGTGAGTATGATGGATCAGTTCATTAATCTCAATAACGATAATGATCAGTCAAACCCAAACCAAGGCATGTCAGATTTTCATGGTATGCGTGGGCCATCTTTGGTGCCTGCTGCTACTGTACCAACTCCAACACCGCCAAGTTTATCCAGTGATTACACTGCAAATTTACAATCTTACCAAGGGCAGGAAATGCTGTACGCTCAGAGCTCTAGAGACAATTTCTATGACACTGAGAGACGCATCTCTATGCCTCTATCTGCGCCCTCAGATTATGGAGTGGCCTCTCAGTATGCGCCACATTCTGGTCCTGCATCTCTGGCAACTCCTGACCAGCGGTCTTATCAGGATGGCTTCATGATGCAAGGTTCTACAAATGATGCAAAGCAGGCTTCCAAGAACACGCTGCATCAGAAAAGTGAAGTGGACTACTTCCAAACCCTTGAGAATTTGAGTGCTCCTGTGCTGCACAATGATCTGTCTGTTTCAAATAGCATGCATTTGGAAGTGCCCCCTGCTTCTTCGGCTCAAGAAGGCCGGACATCTTTTCTTCAACCAAGTGACAGTGGAAAGAGCCTAGAGCCTAGAGAGTTAAATGAAGATGACCGCCAGTCCTCTGGTGGAGCTTTTGCATCTGGATGTTCTGAATTTGAGTCTGACATGACCGATCATGGGTTCACGGATCCACAACCTGCTTCCGGGCGGACCTTCCATTCTGAACGAATCCCTCGGGAGCAAATGGAGTCCCTGAATCGGTTGTCAAAATCTGATGATTCAGGTGCTCAGTTTCTAATACCTCAGTCTCAGTCTGGTGTGGCTAGAGAATCCATTGCAGAAGCTGCTGATTCTGTCGAAGGAGCTGAAAATACAAATTCAGGGGCCCCATCACTGAACCTGAATGAACCGTCTAGCGATGATTCCCTAGCACAGTTTGAGAGAAACTTTGCCAAAGCTTTACCACGGCCGAGTCAATTTGGTATAATCATACCTTCAGAAGAATCAGATGCTAAAATGATGTCTGAAAATCCTGTGGTTGAACAGCAACAGGCCAGTGAAAAGAAGGCAGTGGATGTCCCCAACATCATGAATTCAGTTGAAAAGACTCCAGCTAAAGGTAATTTGAAAGCCACTACCACCAATAGAATGCAAAGTGCTAAGAAGCAGCTGGGAAGTGATGCTGCCATGGCACGTCGTGTTAGTTGGGAGGCTCCCAAGCCCGCGCCCCCCAGTGATGTTAAGCATGATCCTGCTGTGCCATCGTCCACCAGCACTGCTGGAGCTGTTGCAGATAGTGTATCTGCAGCTGCTAACTCAGAGAACAGAGATTTTTTTGTTGATATCAATGACCGCTTCCCCCCTGATATTCTTTCCGATTTCTTTGCAAAGGCGAAAGATGCAGCACAGTCATCAACTCCTTTTAATGATCCTATTCTTAGCTTGAACATGCCAAACTATGAGCCTAAGAACTGGTCATTCTTCAGAAATCTTGCAAAGGATGAGTTCCCGAGCAAGAGTAATGACCAACAAGGCCTGGCAAAGATTGACGAAGGGATGTATGCATTCGCAGGAGCAGATAACGATGCAATCAGCATGAAGGGTTTGAATCCTACCTACAATTTTGATGCTGAGAAGAAGGCAGAGCCTTCCATCATAGTTGCTGACGTTAGCAGCATGCCTCCAGCTTATGCCACGTCACATATTGACCATCTCCCAAAGATGGAGAGGAGTGTTGAAGCATTTCAAGTTGACAATCCATATCAACCTGTGGTGGACAATACGAATCTGCCTGCTCCAGATTTCGAGGTATGCATGTTTAGTAGAAGTCAACTGTCACTTTTGTCATCACACTGTGTTGTCATATTTATGATTGTTTTCATGGCTTCAGGAACCAAAGTTTGAAGAGGACAGAACTGCCGCACAAGTCATGGATGCTTCTCTTCGAGATTCTGATTTTGAACACTTGCAGGTATGGTGGTTTTGTGTTGGAAGAAACTTAACATGTTTGGCCTAAATTCTCAAACAGAGTCATCTAAAGCCGCATGACGTCGCTATCTTTATTCATTGTTGTCGACATGTTTAAGTGTTATTACTAGCTCTGGACAGACAATATTAGCATTTTCTGGCCCAATGGTTCTCCCAACCAAAGgacacatgacaacctctgttaCGAGCATGACCAGTGACATAATGCCAACAATGCTCACTTTTATTCTGTTGGGAATAAATATCTTAACAGATTATCAAGAATGAAGATCTTGAGGAGCTTAGGGAACTTGGTTCTGGTACTTTTGGAACTGTTTACCATGGGAAATGGAGAGGAACTGATGTGGCTATCAAGCGCATCAAGAAAAGCTGTTTTACAGGACGATCATCTGAGCAAGAAAGGCTGGTAAGCTACTGAACCTGTGTTCAAGTTGTGTGTTAAGCATGGTATTTGTTTTCCCCATTTTTCTAGCATATAAACTATATATGACACTAGGCTCTGAATATTGAAGGTAGTTGCAGCATTACTGAACATAGCGTTCTTGAAATCTGTTACTCGTATCATCAATGCGGTGTTATATACTACAGCTGAAATTTCAGCAGAAAGGAGACTGTAATGATGCTCTAAATAAACATTGTGGTTTCTAGGCACAAGAATTCTGGCGAGAAGCTGAGATTCTGTCAAAGCTTCATCATCCAAACGTCGTAGCCTTCTATGGCGtggtgaaggacgggccgggcGGTACCCTGGCGACTCTGACCGAGTTCATGGTTAATGGTTCTCTTCGGCATGTCTTGCAGCGGAAGGACAAGTAAGCAAGCTCTTGCTGGTGTTTTCCTTGTATTTGCCCTTGTCTGGATCTAATAAAACGTATAAATAGCTAAGCAAAAAAAACTTCTCTTGTATAACCTGAAAGGTGTCCTGATCTCCGCAAGCGGCTGATCATAGCGATGGAcgcggcgtttgggatggagtatcTGCACTCAAAGAACATTGTGCATTTCGACCTGAAGTGTGACAACCTGCTGGTCAACCTCAGGGACCACGCACGCCCTATCTGCAAAGTAAGCCTAGTTTCCGTTCCATCAACTTAAAAACAGTGTTGCGGTGAGCACCTGTTGAGTAAATTTACTACTATCGTTGTGTCCAGGTGGGTGATTTTGGGCTGTCCAAAATCAAGAGGAACACCTTGGTTTCGGGCGGCGTGAGGGGGACGCTCCCCTGGATGGCACCAGAGTTACTCAACGGGAGTAGCAGCAAGGTGTCGGAGAAGGTAAGACCGTGACGCGTCTTTCTTTCGTAGATATTGTTCTGGTGATATCTATCTAGGCGTGGCCTGTTCCTGGTTGATTGGACCAGAGTTGAGAGAGTTTGGTTAGCAAGAAGTTAGTTAAACTTAGCAGTGAAATCAATAAATAAAGTATATAACAGGGAGAGTGTTTTTGGTTTTTTGGCATATATATAATGGATGCAGGTAGACGTGTTCTCGTTCGGTATCGTGTTGTGGGAGATCCTGACCGGGGAGGAGCCCTACGCCAACATGCACTATGGCGCAATAATAGGTATATATGCCGATGATTCTCTTCCTGGAGCTGCCTTTCTTCTTCTTGTCCACTTTCTTTGTGATATATATACTACTAGTTAGTGTTTATGTAAATAAACTTTGGTGCTTTGGTTGATGGATCTTGCTTGGCAGGTGGCATCGTGAACAACACGCTGCGTCCGCCGGTGCCGGCCAACTGCGGGCCGGAGTGGAGGAGGCTGATGGAGCAGTGCTGGTCGCCGGACCCGTCGCAGCGGCCGGCCTTCACGGAGATCGCGGCGCGGCTGCGGTCCATGTCGGCTGCGGCCAACCAGCAGGccaaggcagcggcggcggccaagtagaaagaagaaaaagaaatcgcCGGCTGGGGCTGGGTTCTGCTTCTGGTGATCGGTGGAGTCTGCTGTATGTattgtctgtctgtctgtctgttaTAGAGTTGCGCGTTGTGAGTGTAAAAATATTGGTGAGATGAATGAAATGAAATGAATCATGTCCTCGGTCGGGTGTAAAAATATACACACACTATGTACTATTATTATAAACAAATAATATATATTATTATCTCTATATATATAAGTGGATCCAAAATGGCATTTTGTTTGTTTGTTATTTATGGGGTTGGATTGTGTGCTAAAGACTCATTGTACCGCTCCATTCGTCCATTTTACAAAGTATGAATGAAATCGAGTGAATTGTAGAAAACATCGATATTGAAGACTAGGGTTGCAGAAACCACACTTCCACAATTTTGTGTCAAAAAAACCACTAATCCTGCGGCTATTTTTTGTGTGCAAAAAACACTAGGAGATCACTTTGGTCATTTTAATGATGATTATGACACGTGGGTCCTGCATTTGATGACGTGGCATAACAGTTCGTGATAGCCGACGGGTATACGAAACAGTCCTTGTAATTTTACAACGAGGCCCTtcaataaaaaaaacaaaaaacggcGTATGTGCGGTGAGTGATGCATGTATGAACTCGGGGTGATTTAGAACTTGAAAATGTACTGTTAAATTGGGGATGAAAGTGACATGTAGAAATAGGGGTCAGTTACTAGCCTGTAGGTCTTCCTTCCACCCAGCCCAAGCCCAGACAAAGAGTACAAGCTACAGTTTGGGTGTGAAAATGAACACATCTATTTTTCCTTTTGACATTTCCAAGAAAAACATTTTTGATGCGCATGAGCATATGCTTTGCTCCCAAGAGCCGAATTGGATTTCCGTTAAAACTTCACAAACAGAACAACCACAACAGTGTTGCTGCGGCTACAGTCTTTACCTTCTCAGACACCTTGTTGGTAGTCCCGTTGAGTAGTTCTGGGGCCATCCATGGCAATGTGTGATAATAATGCGAGTCACACACTTCCAAAACGACAATTTCCAGTAATAAATTTCAGCATGTTGTATATGTTACAAGAAAAAAGAAATGGGGAAAGAAAACTATCACCcgcttattttattttatttttgacatTCAACACCTCCTTTATTAAATAGCTACAATCGTAGCATCAGAAACAATCAGGGGGACAATTGCCCCCGGGGCTGCCTCCAGCCAAACACCAGGAGGATTAAATTTAACTACTCTAGCTAACTCAAGAAAAAAGAAATGGGTAAAGCAAACTATCACCCGCTTATTAAGTTAACACACAAGTATTGATGTGGGTTCAGAAGCTTACTTGCTCGAAGATTGGCCTGAGAAACAATTTTTCTTAAAGTGCTTAATATCCACATCAGTTCCTCTCCACTTTCCGTGGTACACCGTCCCGAAGGCGCCGGAACCAAGGATCCTGACCTCCAGGAGATCTTCATTCTTGATAATCTGTTAAAATACCTTTTTAGTTTCAAAGCCCCAACAGAATAAAATGAGCCACGTAAAACCACAAGATGTTGCATATATAATACCAACACATTAGAATACACCAACACATCACCTGCAGCTGATCGGTGAGATTGATGATGGGCGCGTTGGTCTGCTCCGCCATGCCGCAAATTGGGTTTGTGAAGGCGGAGAAGTCGGGAGTATTTATGGACGAACGTAGACCCAAATCCAAGTCCATAAATCCCCCGACTTCCACGTACAACGAGAAAGGTGCTTCAAAGACGGCACTGTCCACGTCCATAAAAGTCGGGATCTTTTAGGGCAGCGCGGATGGAAGATTGCGGGCAAGTCGACAACCTTGTGGGGTCCACCAGTAGTAGAAAAATGACTTTACGTGAGCCCCATTAGTCCCGATTTGGAAACTAATCGGTACTAATGtaaccattagtgccggttccaacgactAGGGGGGAGggaatcattagtaccggttcgtaacacAAATCAGGACTAAAGGCTGGTGGCAGactggggccccacgagcccctttagtctcggttcgtgacacaaaccgggactagaaactcacctttagtgccggtttgtgtcatgAACCGAGATTAGAggctcctatataaacccttcgtccagccgGCGAGCTCTTTGTTCTTCCTCTTTCCTCTCCTCTCTGTTTTTcccctcttgctcgagctcatcctccatttttaccaaaaattatcaagatttgaaggcaccccatcatccaagtgttcacaaaggttagcaactttgtcctttcatctctcattgctaggtTAACTCTTACGATGCTCTATAAGTATAATGATTTATGAGTTTTAGTTTGGGAGTAATTATATGTGATAGTTTCTTTgattttatatgcaatttgagctcaaattatgcatatgtaggtgtggtttacttagtgcttttccgtccccgtcctaaccaccgttgatcgcccgcaccgtcccgtcaccgg comes from Triticum aestivum cultivar Chinese Spring chromosome 5B, IWGSC CS RefSeq v2.1, whole genome shotgun sequence and encodes:
- the LOC123114499 gene encoding uncharacterized protein isoform X1; this translates as MDPRRDAAAGSAPQRAMHAPLVSSSTAPPRVPEYLVPGAVKPVLNYSIQTGEEFALEFMRDRAMSQKILAPGASGDQNAATSGYMDLRGMLGASHTASETGPDIFMLQPIVDSRHKEPERKPVAAQVQNRSRHSSTRSVPRALSGGDGSSRGLSHGYASSDASDASKRIKFLCSFGGKILPRPSDGKLRYVGGETRIIRISKDISWQELRQKTSAIFNQPHIIKYQLPGEDLDSLISVSGDEDLTNMMDEFAMIESEGGSQKLRVFLFSSLDFDDNLGSMDGDSELHYVVAVNGIDVGSGKPSSGHGLASTSVSMMDQFINLNNDNDQSNPNQGMSDFHGMRGPSLVPAATVPTPTPPSLSSDYTANLQSYQGQEMLYAQSSRDNFYDTERRISMPLSAPSDYGVASQYAPHSGPASLATPDQRSYQDGFMMQGSTNDAKQASKNTLHQKSEVDYFQTLENLSAPVLHNDLSVSNSMHLEVPPASSAQEGRTSFLQPSDSGKSLEPRELNEDDRQSSGGAFASGCSEFESDMTDHGFTDPQPASGRTFHSERIPREQMESLNRLSKSDDSGAQFLIPQSQSGVARESIAEAADSVEGAENTNSGAPSLNLNEPSSDDSLAQFERNFAKALPRPSQFGIIIPSEESDAKMMSENPVVEQQQASEKKAVDVPNIMNSVEKTPAKGNLKATTTNRMQSAKKQLGSDAAMARRVSWEAPKPAPPSDVKHDPAVPSSTSTAGAVADSVSAAANSENRDFFVDINDRFPPDILSDFFAKAKDAAQSSTPFNDPILSLNMPNYEPKNWSFFRNLAKDEFPSKSNDQQGLAKIDEGMYAFAGADNDAISMKGLNPTYNFDAEKKAEPSIIVADVSSMPPAYATSHIDHLPKMERSVEAFQVDNPYQPVVDNTNLPAPDFEEPKFEEDRTAAQVMDASLRDSDFEHLQIIKNEDLEELRELGSGTFGTVYHGKWRGTDVAIKRIKKSCFTGRSSEQERLAQEFWREAEILSKLHHPNVVAFYGVVKDGPGGTLATLTEFMVNGSLRHVLQRKDKCPDLRKRLIIAMDAAFGMEYLHSKNIVHFDLKCDNLLVNLRDHARPICKVGDFGLSKIKRNTLVSGGVRGTLPWMAPELLNGSSSKVSEKVDVFSFGIVLWEILTGEEPYANMHYGAIIGGIVNNTLRPPVPANCGPEWRRLMEQCWSPDPSQRPAFTEIAARLRSMSAAANQQAKAAAAAK
- the LOC123114499 gene encoding uncharacterized protein isoform X2 is translated as MDPRRDAAAGSAPQRAMHAPLVSSSTAPPRVPEYLVPGAVKPVLNYSIQTGEEFALEFMRDRAMSQKILAPGASGDQNAATSGYMDLRGMLGASHTASETGPDIFMLQPIVDSRHKEPERKPVAAQVQNRSRHSSTRSVPRALSGGDGSSRGLSHGYASSDASDASKRIKFLCSFGGKILPRPSDGKLRYVGGETRIIRISKDISWQELRQKTSAIFNQPHIIKYQLPGEDLDSLISVSGDEDLTNMMDEFAMIESEGGSQKLRVFLFSSLDFDDNLGSMDGDSELHYVVAVNGIDVGSGKPSSGHGLASTSVSMMDQFINLNNDNDQSNPNQGMSDFHGMRGPSLVPAATVPTPTPPSLSSDYTANLQSYQGQEMLYAQSSRDNFYDTERRISMPLSAPSDYGVASQYAPHSGPASLATPDQRSYQDGFMMQGSTNDAKQASKNTLHQKSEVDYFQTLENLSAPVLHNDLSVSNSMHLEVPPASSAQEGRTSFLQPSDSGKSLEPRELNEDDRQSSGGAFASGCSEFESDMTDHGFTDPQPASGRTFHSERIPREQMESLNRLSKSDDSGAQFLIPQSQSGVARESIAEAADSVEGAENTNSGAPSLNLNEPSSDDSLAQFERNFAKALPRPSQFGIIIPSEESDAKMMSENPVVEQQQASEKKAVDVPNIMNSVEKTPAKGADNDAISMKGLNPTYNFDAEKKAEPSIIVADVSSMPPAYATSHIDHLPKMERSVEAFQVDNPYQPVVDNTNLPAPDFEEPKFEEDRTAAQVMDASLRDSDFEHLQIIKNEDLEELRELGSGTFGTVYHGKWRGTDVAIKRIKKSCFTGRSSEQERLAQEFWREAEILSKLHHPNVVAFYGVVKDGPGGTLATLTEFMVNGSLRHVLQRKDKCPDLRKRLIIAMDAAFGMEYLHSKNIVHFDLKCDNLLVNLRDHARPICKVGDFGLSKIKRNTLVSGGVRGTLPWMAPELLNGSSSKVSEKVDVFSFGIVLWEILTGEEPYANMHYGAIIGGIVNNTLRPPVPANCGPEWRRLMEQCWSPDPSQRPAFTEIAARLRSMSAAANQQAKAAAAAK